The Faecalibacter bovis genome includes the window TGGGCTTACTTTTTCTCCGTTTTCGATTTTTTCCTTTAAGAAATCTTCCATTGTGTGTGTATGTTTGTTATTTGTGTTAATTAATAGATTTGGAGTAAAAGCACAACTTCATCAGGACTTATTCATCTGCCCAGTTTAAACGATCGGCATTATTAAACTGCCATGGAGCACCATTATTTTCAACATTAGTCATCATCATATTTAACTCATTAGGAGCTGCAGATTGTTCCATTACTAGGTAACGTCTTAAATCTACAATAATTGATAATGGATCAATGTTTACTGGACAAGCTTGTGTACATGCATTACAAGATGTACAAGCCCATAATTCTTCTGGAGTGATGTAATCATTAACTAATGATTTACCATCGTCCACGAATTTACCGTTTGTGTCAATGTTTTTACTTACTTCCTCAATACGATCACGCGTATCCATCATAATTTTACGAGGAGATAATTTTTTCCCTGTTAAATTCGCTGGACATTCCGATGTACAACGTCCACATTCTGTACAAGTGTAAGCGTTTAATAATTGAACTTGATTTAAATCAAAAATATCTTTAGCACCAAAAGTTTCTGGTTCACCTGCTGGTTCTGCAGGTGCTGCGAATGGATCTGCATTTGGATCCATCATCAACTTAACTTCATTTGTAACGGATTCTAAATTTGTGAACTCTGCTTTAGGCTCTAATTTAGAAAACCATGTATTTGGGAAGGCTAATATGATATGTAAATGTTTCGAATAATATAAATAGTTTAAGAAGAAGAAAATTCCAATTACGTGAAACCACCAAGCTCCTCTTTCAACAATTGTTAAGAAAGTTATATCATTAAACGAACTTAAAATAGGTGCAGTTAACCAAGAAGAAATTGGAAATGAACCTGCTTTCACATAATGTTCAGCTCCTAATTGTTGTAAGACTTGGTCAGCTCCATTCATTGTTAATAAAGCAAACATAAATGCAACTTCCATAAATAAGATGTAATTCGCATCTTCTTTAGGGAAATCTTTCATTTCTGGTTTCCAGAAACGTTGTACTTTAATAACATTACGACGAATCCAGAAAATAATACATGATACTAAAACTCCGAAAGCTAAAATTTCGAAAAATCCAATCATTGCATCGTAAAATCCTCCCATGAAACTTAATACACGGTGTGTACCAAATAATCCGTCGATGATAATTTCAATTACTTCAATATTTATTAGTAAAAAACCAACGTACACGATTATATGTAAAAATCCTGCAACTGGTCTTACTGTCATTTTTCCTTGTCCTAAAGCTACTTTTGACATGGTAGCCCAACGTTCCGATGGATTATCGAAACGATCAATCTTTTTTCCAAGCTTGATATTACGAATGATTTTCTTCACATTTTGTGAAAAGAACCATAACGAACCAATCATTATCAGAGCAAAGATTACATTTGGAATGTAATTCATCATTTAATTTATTTTTTTTGTGAGTTTTGAGGTGTTGATTTTAGTTTTGAATTGGTTGTTTTTTGCCAAAAACAGAAATATTTACATATCTGCTCGGATTTTTCTTTAAATCCTCTACTAACACGTTCATATTTTTGATTGTAGCTTGTAATTCATTTGCAATATCGTCTTCTTTGGCCAATTTTCCTAAAGTTCCTTTTCCTTTATTGATATCATCCAATAAAATTGTAAGATTTTTAGAAGCATCTTCAAAGTTTTTGATTGTTTTCTCTAGCTCCATTGAATTGATTTTATCAGCAGTTTTACCGAATTTTTCAATTGTTGCTTTTGTAGAAGCTAAAGTTGTATTAGCATTATCTAATGTTTTAGTAATTGTCTTTTCATTAGATGCAATTAAATTGTTTGCCGAATTAGATGTTTTTTCGATTGACTTTGCTGTTGCATCAAATGAAGAAACTGTGTTGTTTAAATTTTTTAATAAAACTTTTAAATTTTGTTTATTTTCTTCATCTAACATAGAATCTACGCCTGCTAAAGTCTTATTTAAAGTAATTAAAACTGAATCAATTTTAGTTTGAGTCGGTCCTAATTGTTCTTGGAAACCAGCTAATAATCCGCCAGCTACACGACCTGGTAAATAATCACCACTTTCCGCAATATCTTTTCCGTAGTCTAAAATAAGTCGAACTTCTGGTCCAGACATAATTCCTGGTTCGTAGATTTCAGCAACAGTATTTTTAGAAAATTCTACATCTTTTTCAACTGAAATTAAAACTTCGAAATGAATTGGTTGTTTATCTTCAATAATTTTAATTTCTTCTACACGACCAACTCTAAGTCCGTTAATCGATACTGGCTTTGATGGTGCTAGTCCACTAACATTATCAAATTTAACTTTGAACACTCTTCCTGAAGTGAACATATTTTTACCTTTTAAAAAATTAAATAAGATAAAAAAGCTTATTAATGTTAATAATACTACGACACCTATTTTGGCTTCTTTTGAAATCTTCACGTTATGTATGTTTCTGCAAAAATAATTAATATTTATCTAGAATTAATCAATATTACATAGGTTCTTCACCATTGAATGTAACTATGAATGCATTTCTAAATCCTTTTTTCTGTACTGATTCTAATGTTTTTTGTGCAGTATCCAGAGTTTTATCTGTTCCGTAATAATAATTAAAGACACCACCACTCTTCACTCTCAACACATTAGACAATCCATTGAATCGATCATCGCGATCTTTATATTTTTTGTTAGATGACATAAATAATACGCGATAATTTTTTTGACCTTCTAATTTCTTATTCAAATCAAACTCTACAATTTCAGCTCTATTAAATCCTTTTCTTTTTACAGAATTTAATAATTCATCTGCACGAGATTGTAAATTTGTACTACCATAATAATAAATATATTTAGTACCATCTTGCACAATCTCTACATCAGTTAATCCTTTTAATTGTGGAGCTGTAACTGTATATTTTAAAGTTGTTTCTAAAAATTTAATTTTTAAAATTTTACCTTCTAATGGTTTTTCTACTGGTTTTGGTTTTGGCTTTTCCTCTTCAGCATTAATCCCCGAACGACGATCAAACTCTCTTTTGAATTCTTTAAAAGCTTTATACAAAGATTCAGAAGAAGCTTGTTTACCTTCGTTAGATGCTAAATATGTTCCTTCTTCCTGATTAGATATAAAACCTAACTCGACTAAAACCGAAGGAGAAGCATTTCCTCTTAAAACGTGGAAATTTGCTTGTTTTACACCTCTACTGTGACGACCTTGCTCTTTAGAAAATTTAGTTTCGACTAAATCAGCAAAACGAATAGATTGCTCTTTGTAAGCAGCATTCATAATTTCGAAAGCAATTACAGCTTCAGGATCTTTT containing:
- a CDS encoding (Fe-S)-binding protein — protein: MNYIPNVIFALIMIGSLWFFSQNVKKIIRNIKLGKKIDRFDNPSERWATMSKVALGQGKMTVRPVAGFLHIIVYVGFLLINIEVIEIIIDGLFGTHRVLSFMGGFYDAMIGFFEILAFGVLVSCIIFWIRRNVIKVQRFWKPEMKDFPKEDANYILFMEVAFMFALLTMNGADQVLQQLGAEHYVKAGSFPISSWLTAPILSSFNDITFLTIVERGAWWFHVIGIFFFLNYLYYSKHLHIILAFPNTWFSKLEPKAEFTNLESVTNEVKLMMDPNADPFAAPAEPAGEPETFGAKDIFDLNQVQLLNAYTCTECGRCTSECPANLTGKKLSPRKIMMDTRDRIEEVSKNIDTNGKFVDDGKSLVNDYITPEELWACTSCNACTQACPVNIDPLSIIVDLRRYLVMEQSAAPNELNMMMTNVENNGAPWQFNNADRLNWADE
- a CDS encoding MlaD family protein, which produces MFTSGRVFKVKFDNVSGLAPSKPVSINGLRVGRVEEIKIIEDKQPIHFEVLISVEKDVEFSKNTVAEIYEPGIMSGPEVRLILDYGKDIAESGDYLPGRVAGGLLAGFQEQLGPTQTKIDSVLITLNKTLAGVDSMLDEENKQNLKVLLKNLNNTVSSFDATAKSIEKTSNSANNLIASNEKTITKTLDNANTTLASTKATIEKFGKTADKINSMELEKTIKNFEDASKNLTILLDDINKGKGTLGKLAKEDDIANELQATIKNMNVLVEDLKKNPSRYVNISVFGKKQPIQN
- a CDS encoding N-acetylmuramoyl-L-alanine amidase family protein; translation: MINIQKYLFFAMMLLFSSVSFAQKKTNFVVVLDAGHGGKDAGARGVADLEKNIALDVVLRFGSMIEKNHPDVKVVYTRKTDVFLELYERTRISNDNKANLFISVHCNAAKNTSAYGTETFVMGLNRMSETDEVSRAENSVIFLEKDQTRYEKFNPKDPEAVIAFEIMNAAYKEQSIRFADLVETKFSKEQGRHSRGVKQANFHVLRGNASPSVLVELGFISNQEEGTYLASNEGKQASSESLYKAFKEFKREFDRRSGINAEEEKPKPKPVEKPLEGKILKIKFLETTLKYTVTAPQLKGLTDVEIVQDGTKYIYYYGSTNLQSRADELLNSVKRKGFNRAEIVEFDLNKKLEGQKNYRVLFMSSNKKYKDRDDRFNGLSNVLRVKSGGVFNYYYGTDKTLDTAQKTLESVQKKGFRNAFIVTFNGEEPM